TGGTGATGAATGTTATCGCCGGCCATGACAGGCTGGACTCCACAAGTATCGACGCTCCTGTACCTGATTATACAAAGTTTTTAGTACCTGATATAAAGGGCTTTCGGATAGGTTATCCCCGCGAGTATTTTCAAGAGGGAGTAGACGATGCGGTTAAGGAAACCATCAACCGGGCCATGCTGAAGATGGAAGAGATGGGGGCAGTGGTAGAAGAGACTTCCCTTCCGCATACCGAGTTCGCTTTACCTGCATACTACATCATTGCCCCGGCTGAGGCCAGCTCCAATTTGGCCAGGTTTGACGGGGTAAGATATGGGTTGAGAGATGTTAAGGCCGAAAGCGTTATCGACATGTTTGCCAGTTCCAGGGCCTTAGGCTTTGGGCCAGAAGTGAAAAGGCGAATAATGCTGGGGACCTATGCCCTTTCCTCTGGGTATTATGATGCGTATTACCTTAAGGCTTTGAAGGTAAGACGGCTGATTAAGGAGGATTTCGATTGGGCTTTTGATAAATACGATGTTTTAGTGACTCCAACTGCTCCCACAGTTGCCTTTAAGCTTCATGAAAAAACGGATAATGTTCTGGCCATGTATATGTCTGACATAGCTACCATTCCCGTGAATCTAGCAGGATTGCCAGCTATGTCCATACCCTGTGGATTTGTAAACGGGTTACCGGTTGGCTTACAAATAATCGGTAGGCCGCTGGAGGAGGGAACTTTGTTGAGGGTGGCATACGCTTTTGAACAGAGTACAGGGATGGCTCGTTTGAGACCTCGGCTGGGGGTGAACTGAGTGCCGACAGGACGCTATGAGGCGGTAATAGGATTGGAAGTGCATGCCGAGCTGAGAACGGATTCGAAGATATTCTGTGCTTGTTCTACCCGTTTCGGGGCTGAACCGAATACTCAAGTATGTCCCATTTGTACAGGGATGCCCGGGGTTTTACCCGTACTGAACCGTAAAGTAGTGGAATACGCGATAAAAACCGGCTTGGCTCTTAATTGTGAAATTGCGGAGTTCAGCAAGTTTGACCGCAAGAATTATTTTTACCCCGATTTGCCTAAAGCTTACCAGATATCGCAGTACGACCTTCCTATCTGTCGCAACGGTTATATTGATATAGAAGTCGAGGGGCGCAAAAAGAGAGTAGGGATTACCAGGGTGCATATGGAGGAGGATGCGGGAAAACTGTTACATCAAGGTACCATAGCCAGTACCCCGTATTCTCTGGTGGACCTTAACCGGTCCGGGGTGCCGCTCCTGGAGATCGTTTCGGAGCCGGACATGAGGAGTCCTGCCGAGGCCCGTCTTTACATGGAAAAACTGAGGTCCATTCTTCTTTTCCTGGGGGTATCGGACTGCCGGATGGAAGAAGGTTCCTTGCGCTGTGATGCCAACGTTTCGGTTCGCATACAGGGGCAGCAGGGGTTTGGGACCAAGACCGAGATAAAGAATTTGAACTCTTTCAAAGCCCTGGAAAGGGCTCTTGAGTATGAGATAAAACGGCAGATAGAGCTTTTGGAGGATGACGAGTCGGTGATTCAAGAAACCAGAACCTGGGATGAATCGCAACAAGCGACTCTTTCGATGCGCTCGAAAGAAGAAGCTCAGGACTACCGTTATTTTCCGGATCCCGACCTGGTTCCTCTAATCATCGATAGGGGATGGGTTGAAGAGGTACGATCGAGTTTGCCCGAGCTTCCTGATGCTGCTCGCGAACGCCTTATGAGACAGTTCAACTTGCCCGAATATGATGCCAACTTACTTACGATGACCAAGGACACGCTTGATTTTTTTGATGAATGTATGCAGTATTATCAAGACGCTAAGACTGTATCCAACTGGATAATGGGAGAATTGAGCCGGCTCTTGAACCAGCACAACCTAGAGCTGAAAGATGCGAAGATCAAACCGGCTCATTTGACGGAAATGCTGAAAATGATTGATAGCGGCCAGATAAGCGGAAAAATGGCCAAAACGGTATTTGAGGAAATGTTTGTTAGTGGGAAATCTCCCGAAACCGTGGTTAGGGAAAAGGGAATGGTACAGATATCGGATGAGGCTGCTTTGGAACCTGTCATCGCCCGTATCATAGCTGAGAACTCAGGGGTCGTGGAGGATTATCGCAAAGGAAAAGAAAAGGCTTTTGGTTTCTTGGTAGGGCAGGTAATGAAGGCAACCCGGGGCCAGGCAAACCCGAAGGTTGTCAATGACATATTAAGAAGGATGCTCGTAGATGGTCAGTGAATCGATAGCTGGTAATAGGCAAACGTCTTACCGAACAACGGAAGGGAAAGGAGTGACAGGTTTGACCAAAAGTTCGCTGAGCAAAGACTGGTTTCTGGCGAAGGACGCTAAGATTTACATCGTAGACACAACTTTACGCGACGGAGAACAGACGGCTGGAGTTGTCTTCGCTAACCAGGAAAAGATCCGCATAGCTAAATACCTCGACGAAATAGGGGTAGACCAGATCGAGGCCGGGATACCCGTTATGGGAGGACACGAAAAGGAGTGTGTCAAGCAGATAGTATCCCTGGGACTGAGAGCTAGTATTATGGCCTGGAATCGGGCTGCCATATCGGACTTGAAACATTCTCTTGACTGCGGCGTGGATGCGGTAGCGATATCCATATCGACTTCCGATATTCACATCGAGCACAAGCTTAAGACCACGAGGGAAGATGTTTTACGGAGGATGTCAGAGGCGGTCTCGTTTGCCAAAGACCACGGTCTCTACGTTTCGGTCAACGCGGAAGACGCATCCCGTACCAATATGGAGTTTCTTATCGAGTTCGCCCTAACCGCCAAACACTGCGGGGCAAACAGGTTGCGCTTTTGCGATACAGTAGGTATCCTGGATCCTTTAACTACTTTTCGTAAGATCAAGACCTTGCGAGACGCTATCGAGATGGATATCGAGATGCACACCCATAACGACTTTGGAATGGCTACTGCTAACGCTATAGCCGGGGTTTATGCGGGGGCTAACCACGTAGGGGTCACGGTAAACGGCCTTGGTGAGAGAGCCGGAAACGCTTGCCTGCAGGAAGTGGTAATGGCTTTGAAGTATCTCATGAACGTGGACCTGAACTTCAAGACTGAGAAATTCAGGGAAGTTGCCTTGTACGTGGCCCAGGCTGCAGGGAGAAAGGTGCCTCCCAGCAAGCCGATTGTCGGGTCTAACATTTTCGCCCACGAGTCGGGTATTCACGGCGATGGCGTGCTCAAAAACCCGTTGACATATGAGGTATTTAAACCGGAAGAAGTAGGATTGGAGAGGCAAATAGTCATTGGCAAACATTCGGGCACGGCGGCACTGAAGGCTAAATTCCGCGAGTACGGTTTAGAATTGGGCGACGAGGATGCAGAAAACATTTTAGAAAGGGTCAGGGCAACTGCGGTTGATCTCAAACGTTCGCTCTTTGATAAGGAACTGGTTTACATCTACGAAGACTACATGAAGGAGAGAGGGAGAAACGTTGGGTAAGACTATAGCGGAAAAGATACTGTCGGCCAAAAGCGGGCAGGATGCTAGGGCTAATGAAATCGTGGTAGCGGATCTTGACTTCGTCATGGGGCAGGACGGCACGTCGCCCCTGGCTATTCAGGCCTTTGAGGAGATGCAAGGAGACGGACCGTTTGACCCGCGCCGCGTGGCGATGGTTATTGATCACAGCGCGCCCAGTCCTTTGGAAGGGGTCTCGCGTCTCCACGCCAAGATGAGGGATTTTGCACGCCGCTACGGCATTATCCTGTACGACATCGGTGAGGGTGTATGTCACCAGCTGCTTCCTGAAAAGGGTCATGTGGGGCCGGGTAGCTTAGTCATCGGGGCTGATTCTCATACGTGTACTTACGGGGCCATCAACGCTTTTGCCACCGGGGTGGGGTCAACCGATCTGGCGGCGGGAATTATCTCGGGCAAGATGTGGTTCAAGGTTCCAGAAACGATAAAGTTTGTGATCAACGGTAGGCTACCTAAAGGAGTATATTCCAAAGACCTCATCCTCTATCTCATTGGAGACGTGACTGCCGATGGTGCCACTTACATGGCGGCCGAGTATACGGGTGAAGCGATCAAAACCTTGTCCGTGGAAGCTCGTTTTACCATCAGCAACATGGCCATAGAAATGGGAGCCAAAGTAGGGCTGATGGAAGCCGACGAGAAAACAATGGAATGGGTGAGAAAGCACACTGATCGGACCTTCGAACCGGTTGAAGCGGACCCGGACGCTGCATATGCAGCTGTCAAGGAATATGACGTGTCAGAACTGGAACCCCAAGTAGCCAAACCACACACCGTTGACAATGTGGTTCCGGTA
The sequence above is drawn from the Syntrophothermus lipocalidus DSM 12680 genome and encodes:
- the gatA gene encoding Asp-tRNA(Asn)/Glu-tRNA(Gln) amidotransferase subunit GatA, with the protein product MRLCELTAHELKDMLAQREITAQDIVESCLDRIGEVEENIKAFVTLTPEAARDSARKLHEEGGYRGLAGIPCGLKDNLCTRGIRTTCSSRMLENFVPPYDATVVSKLRGEKAVFMGKLNMDEFAMGSSTENSAFFPTRNPWDPERVPGGSSGGSAAAVAAGEVIYALGSDTGGSIRQPASFCGVVGMKPTYGRVSRYGLVAFASSLDQIGTLTKDVTDCALVMNVIAGHDRLDSTSIDAPVPDYTKFLVPDIKGFRIGYPREYFQEGVDDAVKETINRAMLKMEEMGAVVEETSLPHTEFALPAYYIIAPAEASSNLARFDGVRYGLRDVKAESVIDMFASSRALGFGPEVKRRIMLGTYALSSGYYDAYYLKALKVRRLIKEDFDWAFDKYDVLVTPTAPTVAFKLHEKTDNVLAMYMSDIATIPVNLAGLPAMSIPCGFVNGLPVGLQIIGRPLEEGTLLRVAYAFEQSTGMARLRPRLGVN
- the gatB gene encoding Asp-tRNA(Asn)/Glu-tRNA(Gln) amidotransferase subunit GatB, with protein sequence MPTGRYEAVIGLEVHAELRTDSKIFCACSTRFGAEPNTQVCPICTGMPGVLPVLNRKVVEYAIKTGLALNCEIAEFSKFDRKNYFYPDLPKAYQISQYDLPICRNGYIDIEVEGRKKRVGITRVHMEEDAGKLLHQGTIASTPYSLVDLNRSGVPLLEIVSEPDMRSPAEARLYMEKLRSILLFLGVSDCRMEEGSLRCDANVSVRIQGQQGFGTKTEIKNLNSFKALERALEYEIKRQIELLEDDESVIQETRTWDESQQATLSMRSKEEAQDYRYFPDPDLVPLIIDRGWVEEVRSSLPELPDAARERLMRQFNLPEYDANLLTMTKDTLDFFDECMQYYQDAKTVSNWIMGELSRLLNQHNLELKDAKIKPAHLTEMLKMIDSGQISGKMAKTVFEEMFVSGKSPETVVREKGMVQISDEAALEPVIARIIAENSGVVEDYRKGKEKAFGFLVGQVMKATRGQANPKVVNDILRRMLVDGQ
- the nifV gene encoding homocitrate synthase, which gives rise to MTKSSLSKDWFLAKDAKIYIVDTTLRDGEQTAGVVFANQEKIRIAKYLDEIGVDQIEAGIPVMGGHEKECVKQIVSLGLRASIMAWNRAAISDLKHSLDCGVDAVAISISTSDIHIEHKLKTTREDVLRRMSEAVSFAKDHGLYVSVNAEDASRTNMEFLIEFALTAKHCGANRLRFCDTVGILDPLTTFRKIKTLRDAIEMDIEMHTHNDFGMATANAIAGVYAGANHVGVTVNGLGERAGNACLQEVVMALKYLMNVDLNFKTEKFREVALYVAQAAGRKVPPSKPIVGSNIFAHESGIHGDGVLKNPLTYEVFKPEEVGLERQIVIGKHSGTAALKAKFREYGLELGDEDAENILERVRATAVDLKRSLFDKELVYIYEDYMKERGRNVG
- a CDS encoding 3-isopropylmalate dehydratase large subunit → MGKTIAEKILSAKSGQDARANEIVVADLDFVMGQDGTSPLAIQAFEEMQGDGPFDPRRVAMVIDHSAPSPLEGVSRLHAKMRDFARRYGIILYDIGEGVCHQLLPEKGHVGPGSLVIGADSHTCTYGAINAFATGVGSTDLAAGIISGKMWFKVPETIKFVINGRLPKGVYSKDLILYLIGDVTADGATYMAAEYTGEAIKTLSVEARFTISNMAIEMGAKVGLMEADEKTMEWVRKHTDRTFEPVEADPDAAYAAVKEYDVSELEPQVAKPHTVDNVVPVSQVAGTPVQQGVIGTCTNGRLEDLRVAASILEGRKIHPNFRLIVAPASRQVMLDAIREGVLQTLIEAGAAVVTPGCGPCVGTHNGIPSDGESVISTANRNFKGRMGNNKAFIYLGSPATVAASAITGIITDPREFLK